In the Caballeronia sp. LZ062 genome, one interval contains:
- the thiC gene encoding phosphomethylpyrimidine synthase ThiC — MNANPKFLSENAVVDAAAIAPLPNSRKVYVTGSTPDIRVPMREITQSDTPDGFGGEKNPPVYVYDTSGPYTDPDAKIDIRSGLPALRAGWIEKRGDTEELAGLSSEFGRERAADPKTAELRFPGLHRKPRRAVAGKNVTQMHYARAGIVTPEMEYIAIRENQRRAEYLESLRKSGPNGEKLAQMMGRQHPGQAFGAAAFGKDALKEITPEFVREEVARGRAIIPANINHPESEPMIIGRNFLVKINANIGNSAVSSSIGEEVDKMTWAIRWGGDTVMDLSTGKHIHETREWIIRNSPVPIGTVPIYQALEKVNGKAEDLTWEIFRDTLIEQAEQGVDYFTIHAGVRLQYVPLTANRMTGIVSRGGSIMAKWCLAHHKESFIYEHFEDICEIMKQYDVSFSLGDGLRPGSIYDANDEAQLGELKTLGELTQVAWKHDVQVMIEGPGHVPMQLIKENMDLQLQWCDEAPFYTLGPLTTDIAPGYDHITSGIGAAMIGWFGTAMLCYVTPKEHLGLPNKDDVKEGIITYKLAAHAADLAKGHPGAQVRDNALSKARFEFRWEDQFNLGLDPDKAREFHDETLPKDSAKVAHFCSMCGPHFCSMKITQDVRDFAAKQGVSETDALTHGMQTKAIEFVKKGAEIYQPT; from the coding sequence ATGAATGCCAATCCCAAGTTTCTGTCGGAAAACGCCGTCGTCGACGCCGCCGCCATCGCGCCGCTGCCGAACTCGCGCAAGGTCTACGTGACCGGTTCGACGCCGGACATTCGCGTGCCGATGCGCGAAATCACGCAGTCGGATACGCCCGACGGCTTCGGCGGCGAGAAGAATCCCCCCGTGTACGTGTACGACACGTCCGGTCCGTACACCGACCCGGACGCAAAGATCGACATCCGCTCGGGACTGCCCGCGCTGCGCGCCGGCTGGATCGAGAAACGCGGCGACACGGAAGAACTGGCGGGCCTGTCGAGCGAATTCGGCCGCGAGCGCGCCGCCGACCCGAAGACGGCAGAACTGCGCTTTCCCGGCCTGCACCGCAAGCCGCGCCGCGCCGTCGCGGGCAAGAACGTCACGCAGATGCACTACGCGCGCGCGGGCATCGTCACGCCGGAGATGGAATACATCGCGATTCGCGAGAACCAGCGCCGCGCCGAATATCTCGAAAGCCTGCGCAAGAGCGGCCCGAATGGCGAAAAGCTCGCGCAGATGATGGGCCGCCAGCATCCCGGACAGGCGTTCGGCGCGGCGGCGTTCGGCAAGGACGCGCTGAAGGAAATCACGCCCGAGTTCGTGCGCGAGGAAGTGGCGCGCGGCCGCGCGATCATTCCCGCGAACATCAATCACCCGGAAAGCGAGCCGATGATCATCGGCCGCAATTTCCTCGTGAAGATCAACGCGAACATCGGCAATTCGGCGGTCAGCTCGTCCATCGGCGAGGAAGTCGACAAGATGACCTGGGCGATCCGCTGGGGCGGCGACACGGTGATGGACCTGTCCACCGGCAAGCATATCCACGAGACGCGCGAGTGGATCATCCGCAATTCGCCGGTGCCGATCGGCACGGTGCCCATCTATCAGGCGCTGGAAAAGGTGAACGGCAAGGCCGAAGACCTCACGTGGGAAATCTTCCGCGACACGCTGATCGAGCAGGCGGAGCAAGGCGTCGATTACTTCACCATTCACGCGGGCGTGCGCCTGCAATACGTGCCGCTGACGGCGAACCGCATGACCGGCATCGTGTCGCGCGGCGGCTCGATCATGGCGAAGTGGTGCCTCGCGCATCACAAGGAGAGCTTCATCTACGAGCACTTCGAGGACATCTGCGAAATCATGAAGCAATACGATGTCTCGTTCTCGCTCGGCGACGGCCTGCGCCCCGGCTCCATCTACGACGCGAACGACGAAGCCCAGCTCGGCGAGCTGAAGACGCTCGGCGAACTCACGCAAGTCGCATGGAAGCACGACGTCCAGGTGATGATCGAGGGCCCGGGCCACGTGCCGATGCAGCTCATCAAGGAGAACATGGACCTGCAGCTGCAATGGTGCGACGAGGCGCCCTTCTACACGCTCGGGCCGCTCACCACCGACATCGCGCCGGGCTACGACCACATCACCTCGGGCATCGGCGCCGCGATGATCGGCTGGTTCGGCACTGCGATGCTCTGCTATGTCACGCCGAAGGAGCACCTCGGCTTGCCGAACAAGGACGACGTGAAGGAAGGCATCATCACGTACAAGCTCGCGGCGCACGCGGCGGATCTGGCCAAAGGCCATCCCGGCGCGCAGGTTCGGGACAACGCGCTTTCGAAAGCGCGCTTCGAATTCCGCTGGGAAGACCAGTTCAATCTCGGCCTCGACCCGGACAAGGCGCGCGAATTCCACGACGAGACGCTGCCGAAAGACTCCGCCAAAGTCGCGCATTTCTGTTCGATGTGCGGTCCGCACTTCTGCTCGATGAAGATCACGCAGGACGTGCGCGACTTCGCGGCGAAGCAAGGCGTGAGCGAAACCGACGCGCTCACGCACGGCATGCAGACCAAGGCGATCGAGTTCGTGAAGAAGGGCGCGGAGATTTATCAGCCGACGTGA
- a CDS encoding glycine zipper 2TM domain-containing protein produces the protein MKNIKQIGAAAMLVALFAGMTGCDNMSTRQRDTAIGAGVGAAGGAVIGGSALSTLGGAAVGGVIGNQVGK, from the coding sequence ATGAAAAACATCAAACAAATCGGCGCCGCAGCAATGCTCGTAGCTCTTTTCGCCGGAATGACCGGCTGCGACAACATGAGCACGCGTCAGCGCGATACCGCCATCGGCGCGGGCGTCGGCGCAGCGGGCGGGGCTGTGATCGGCGGCAGCGCACTGTCGACGCTGGGCGGCGCGGCGGTCGGCGGCGTGATCGGCAACCAGGTCGGCAAGTGA